In Pedobacter heparinus DSM 2366, the following are encoded in one genomic region:
- a CDS encoding redoxin domain-containing protein, with protein sequence MLKKGERAPDFTLYATPDQKIVLSELKGKNVILAFYPADWSPVCSDQMALYNETLKYFSKHDAMLLGISVDSKWCHLAFSQSRNLHFPLLADFEPKGEVSKKYGVYDDEEGECKRALFVIDKEGRIAWSYLSPTAINPGADGILDALESLKKK encoded by the coding sequence ATGCTGAAAAAAGGAGAGAGGGCACCAGATTTTACATTGTATGCCACACCCGATCAGAAAATTGTATTGAGTGAATTAAAAGGAAAAAATGTGATCCTTGCATTTTATCCGGCCGACTGGAGTCCGGTTTGCAGTGATCAGATGGCACTTTACAACGAAACCCTGAAATATTTTTCAAAACATGATGCGATGCTATTGGGTATATCTGTGGATAGTAAATGGTGCCACCTCGCTTTTTCACAGTCGAGAAACCTACATTTTCCGCTACTGGCTGATTTTGAACCTAAAGGTGAAGTGTCAAAAAAGTATGGGGTTTATGATGACGAAGAGGGAGAATGCAAAAGGGCATTATTTGTAATTGATAAGGAAGGAAGGATTGCCTGGAGCTATTTGTCACCCACTGCAATTAACCCAGGTGCTGACGGCATACTGGATGCACTTGAATCATTAAAGAAAAAATAA
- a CDS encoding DsbA family protein — protein MGSLLKPPVGPGDHVIGHADAAVEIVEYGDFQCPHCAAAHPVTKEILKVFGDQVRFVFRNFPLAESHRYATIAAIAAEAAGLQHKYWEMHDMIFEHQASLSYDSLFVLAGKLGLNPEQFERDLQNEALRDKVESDFESGIRSGVNGTPSFFVNGNKFDGAAGDLFAMLKESSN, from the coding sequence ATGGGATCTTTATTAAAACCCCCGGTAGGGCCGGGTGATCATGTCATTGGTCATGCTGATGCTGCTGTAGAAATTGTAGAATATGGTGATTTCCAATGTCCGCATTGTGCTGCGGCACATCCGGTAACTAAAGAAATACTTAAAGTATTTGGTGACCAGGTCAGGTTTGTATTTAGAAATTTTCCTTTAGCTGAATCGCACAGATATGCAACAATCGCTGCTATTGCTGCCGAAGCCGCAGGGCTGCAGCATAAATACTGGGAAATGCACGATATGATATTTGAACATCAGGCTTCATTAAGTTATGATAGTTTATTTGTGCTGGCCGGTAAGCTCGGTTTAAACCCCGAGCAGTTTGAAAGGGACCTGCAAAATGAGGCCCTGCGTGATAAAGTAGAATCAGATTTTGAAAGCGGTATCAGAAGTGGGGTGAACGGTACGCCTTCTTTTTTTGTAAATGGGAATAAGTTTGATGGCGCTGCCGGCGATCTGTTCGCTATGCTGAAAGAAAGCAGTAATTAG
- a CDS encoding cold-shock protein yields MQQGTVKFFNETKGFGFIVPANGDSEIFVHSSGLIDSIRENDSVSYDVEQGKKGLNAINVKIS; encoded by the coding sequence ATGCAACAAGGAACAGTAAAATTTTTCAATGAAACAAAAGGTTTTGGATTTATCGTACCAGCTAATGGTGATAGCGAAATCTTTGTACACTCTTCAGGTTTAATTGATAGCATTCGCGAGAATGATTCAGTTAGCTATGATGTTGAGCAAGGTAAAAAAGGCTTAAATGCCATCAATGTTAAGATCAGCTAA
- a CDS encoding Sir2 family NAD-dependent protein deacetylase produces MKRVVILTDAGISAESGLKTFRDADGLWEGYNIADVATPEAWKRNPELVQRFYNERRKSVIEAQPNAAHKALTLLQTKYNVHIITQNIDDLHERAGAENVLHLHGIITRSQSDVDSAVTYPIEGWEIGPSAVCEYGMPLRPHVVWFGENVPNLMPAAKICAKADIFAVIGTSLVVYPAAGLTDYVPDTALKYAVDPNIPQIKGNFKRIEKAATIGVPEMVKELMNLA; encoded by the coding sequence ATGAAAAGAGTTGTGATACTAACTGATGCGGGCATCAGCGCTGAAAGCGGTCTAAAGACTTTCAGGGATGCTGATGGTTTGTGGGAAGGATACAACATAGCAGATGTTGCAACTCCGGAAGCATGGAAGCGCAATCCGGAACTGGTGCAACGTTTTTATAATGAAAGGCGTAAATCTGTAATAGAAGCGCAACCAAATGCGGCACATAAAGCACTGACTCTATTACAAACGAAATATAATGTTCACATCATTACCCAGAATATAGATGATTTGCATGAAAGGGCCGGTGCTGAAAATGTACTGCACCTGCATGGGATCATCACCCGTTCACAGTCTGATGTGGATTCGGCGGTAACCTATCCCATTGAGGGCTGGGAGATCGGACCTTCAGCTGTATGTGAATACGGTATGCCATTACGCCCCCATGTAGTATGGTTTGGAGAAAATGTACCTAACCTGATGCCAGCTGCAAAAATTTGTGCGAAAGCTGATATTTTTGCAGTTATCGGAACCTCTCTTGTGGTTTATCCGGCTGCCGGGCTTACAGATTATGTACCGGACACAGCGCTTAAATACGCCGTAGATCCAAATATCCCTCAGATAAAGGGCAATTTTAAAAGAATAGAGAAGGCGGCCACCATAGGGGTACCAGAAATGGTAAAGGAACTGATGAACCTGGCGTAA
- a CDS encoding tetratricopeptide repeat protein, producing the protein MSVAEKEINQPVRKGSFLEENSKSLLFIAGAVVVLVAIYFWYQNVYLKNRAEEASAKMYRAEQYIGGPDSLANKAINGEGGYPGLEKIADEYDNTKSANLANLYLGGIYLRKGEYKKATEVLGKYSETGSVVADPLALGLLGDAYSELKDFKQAATYYKKAADKASNKFTSPMFLKKLGLVYENNKDFKSAEEAYTKIKTQYPESQEAAMIDEYIARAAAQVK; encoded by the coding sequence ATGTCTGTAGCAGAAAAAGAAATAAATCAACCGGTAAGAAAAGGCTCTTTTTTAGAAGAAAATTCGAAAAGTCTTTTATTCATTGCAGGTGCAGTTGTTGTATTGGTAGCCATTTACTTTTGGTACCAGAATGTATACCTTAAAAACAGAGCTGAAGAAGCTTCTGCAAAAATGTATAGGGCAGAACAATACATTGGTGGTCCGGATTCACTGGCCAACAAGGCTATAAATGGTGAAGGTGGTTACCCGGGTTTAGAAAAAATAGCTGATGAGTATGACAATACCAAATCTGCAAATCTTGCCAATCTATATCTTGGCGGTATTTATTTACGTAAAGGTGAGTATAAAAAAGCTACTGAAGTTTTAGGAAAATATTCGGAAACCGGAAGTGTAGTTGCAGATCCGCTGGCACTGGGACTTTTGGGCGATGCTTACAGTGAGCTGAAAGATTTCAAGCAGGCAGCCACTTATTATAAAAAAGCGGCCGACAAAGCCAGCAATAAATTTACTTCACCAATGTTTCTTAAAAAACTAGGTTTGGTTTATGAAAATAACAAGGATTTTAAATCGGCTGAAGAGGCTTACACCAAGATAAAAACACAGTATCCTGAAAGTCAGGAAGCAGCAATGATAGATGAATACATTGCACGTGCTGCTGCGCAGGTAAAATAA
- the recF gene encoding DNA replication/repair protein RecF (All proteins in this family for which functions are known are DNA-binding proteins that assist the filamentation of RecA onto DNA for the initiation of recombination or recombinational repair.), with the protein MWLKNITLLNFKNYTDANVSFSKTVNAFVGDNGAGKTNLLDAIHYLCLCKGYFNPIDTQQIKAGQDLFLIQGDFDRQEKNEKITCGVKRNQKKQFKRNKKEYDKLANHIGLFPLVMISPYDTNIIMEGSEERRRFMDNVISQTDTNYLDELILYNRHLLNRNALLKQIAVTRSYDPTLLEIYNDQLVASGLKIYAKRQQFMIEFIPLFDKYYQFLTEDQERVSLQYQSQLNDAAFEQLLQQSVEKDKVLERTTTGIHKDELIFTISDMALKKFGSQGQQKSFLIALKLAQYAYLQKYKGFKPLLLLDDIFDKLDDKRMHKLMEMVSHHDFGQIFITDTGKERVLAVFNKIQVPVTLFEVNNGAINHA; encoded by the coding sequence ATGTGGTTAAAAAACATTACCCTTCTTAATTTTAAGAACTATACAGATGCAAATGTTAGTTTTTCAAAAACAGTAAATGCTTTTGTAGGGGATAATGGAGCGGGTAAAACCAATTTACTCGATGCCATCCATTACCTTTGCCTGTGCAAAGGGTACTTTAATCCAATCGATACACAGCAGATCAAGGCGGGGCAGGACCTGTTTTTAATTCAGGGAGATTTTGATCGTCAGGAAAAAAATGAAAAGATCACCTGCGGGGTAAAAAGAAATCAGAAGAAACAGTTTAAGCGAAATAAAAAAGAATACGACAAACTGGCCAATCATATCGGACTTTTTCCACTGGTCATGATCTCGCCCTATGATACCAATATTATTATGGAGGGAAGTGAGGAAAGACGGCGTTTTATGGATAACGTGATTTCGCAGACTGATACAAATTACCTGGATGAACTGATTCTGTACAACCGACATTTGTTGAACCGGAACGCCCTGCTAAAACAAATAGCGGTAACCAGAAGTTATGATCCTACCTTGCTGGAAATCTATAACGATCAGCTTGTGGCTTCAGGTTTAAAGATATATGCCAAACGGCAGCAGTTTATGATTGAATTTATTCCCTTGTTTGATAAATATTACCAGTTTTTAACAGAAGATCAGGAAAGGGTAAGTTTGCAATATCAGAGTCAGCTGAATGATGCTGCCTTTGAGCAATTGCTGCAGCAGTCTGTAGAAAAAGACAAGGTGCTGGAAAGAACGACTACGGGTATTCATAAGGATGAGCTGATATTTACCATTAGCGATATGGCGTTAAAGAAGTTTGGCTCACAGGGGCAACAAAAATCTTTTTTAATTGCACTGAAACTGGCGCAATATGCTTATCTTCAGAAATATAAAGGCTTTAAACCTTTGCTGTTGCTGGACGATATTTTTGATAAACTGGATGATAAGCGGATGCATAAACTGATGGAAATGGTATCACACCATGATTTTGGACAGATCTTTATAACAGATACGGGGAAGGAAAGGGTGCTGGCGGTATTTAATAAAATTCAGGTACCGGTAACTTTGTTTGAAGTCAATAACGGGGCAATCAACCATGCGTAA
- a CDS encoding DUF721 domain-containing protein, whose protein sequence is MRKPNDITLKEGIGKLLNVYKLKGKFDETSVVALWPELMGKAIANRTTQIYVSQKKLFVRIESSVIKNELLMVRSGIIQKINERAGSEVITDIVFL, encoded by the coding sequence ATGCGTAAACCTAATGACATTACACTTAAAGAGGGCATTGGCAAGCTGCTAAATGTATATAAGCTTAAAGGTAAGTTTGATGAAACTTCTGTAGTGGCTTTATGGCCCGAACTTATGGGGAAAGCTATCGCAAACCGGACTACTCAAATCTATGTTTCACAGAAAAAACTGTTTGTCAGGATCGAGTCCTCAGTGATCAAAAATGAGCTGTTAATGGTCAGATCCGGCATCATTCAAAAAATAAATGAACGTGCCGGATCAGAAGTGATTACAGATATTGTATTTCTTTAA
- a CDS encoding FKBP-type peptidyl-prolyl cis-trans isomerase: protein MKKIIITLALPFCVFVVNAQTKAKNTSPKKTTTTAKAPAKSNSTTLVFKSTLDSASYAFGNTMASSMKNDGLNSLNYDLLIKGLKDAFGGATPLISKEKSQAAINNLFVSVSRQKNAPTIAEGKAFLEKNKQQAGVQVTPSGLQYQVINRGTGIRPKATDTVLVNYRGTLLNGKQFDSSYDRKEPLSLPLNGVIAGWTEGVQLMQTGSKYKFFIPYNLAYGERAMGDDIPAYSTLIFEIELLKVNGKQAE, encoded by the coding sequence ATGAAGAAGATCATCATCACACTTGCGCTCCCTTTTTGCGTATTTGTTGTAAATGCACAAACAAAAGCAAAAAACACAAGTCCGAAAAAAACGACAACAACCGCCAAGGCACCGGCAAAAAGTAACTCAACAACCCTGGTATTTAAATCCACTTTAGATTCGGCCAGCTATGCTTTTGGTAATACCATGGCCAGCAGTATGAAAAACGATGGTTTAAACAGCCTTAATTACGACCTGCTGATCAAAGGCCTGAAAGATGCTTTTGGCGGGGCTACCCCGCTAATCAGCAAAGAAAAGTCGCAGGCCGCCATAAATAACCTGTTTGTTAGTGTAAGCAGGCAAAAAAATGCCCCTACCATTGCTGAAGGAAAAGCTTTTTTAGAAAAAAACAAGCAACAGGCCGGCGTACAGGTTACACCGAGCGGTTTGCAGTACCAGGTCATCAACAGGGGTACCGGCATCAGGCCTAAAGCTACAGATACCGTACTGGTAAATTACAGGGGAACCCTGCTGAACGGCAAACAATTTGACAGCTCTTATGATAGAAAAGAACCACTTTCATTACCATTAAATGGAGTAATTGCAGGCTGGACGGAGGGTGTTCAATTGATGCAGACAGGTTCAAAATATAAGTTCTTTATTCCTTATAACCTGGCCTACGGAGAACGTGCAATGGGGGATGACATACCTGCATACAGCACCCTGATATTCGAAATTGAATTGCTTAAGGTAAACGGAAAACAAGCGGAATAA
- a CDS encoding nucleoside-diphosphate kinase: MSTNRTFTMIKPDAVANGHIGAIINDITTAGFKIIALKYTKLTPEYAGEFYAVHKERPFYADLVSFMSSGPIVAAILEKDNAIEDFRKLIGATNPAEAAEGTIRQKYAKSIDANAVHGSDSDENAQIEGDFFFTAAERF, encoded by the coding sequence ATGAGTACAAACAGAACATTTACCATGATTAAGCCTGATGCTGTTGCTAATGGCCATATTGGTGCTATAATCAATGACATTACTACTGCCGGCTTTAAGATAATTGCATTAAAGTACACTAAATTAACGCCAGAGTATGCTGGTGAATTTTATGCTGTTCACAAGGAACGCCCTTTTTATGCAGATCTGGTAAGCTTCATGTCATCGGGTCCTATTGTGGCTGCCATTCTTGAAAAGGACAATGCAATTGAAGATTTCAGAAAACTGATCGGTGCTACCAATCCCGCTGAAGCCGCTGAAGGTACCATTCGTCAGAAATATGCTAAATCCATCGACGCAAATGCGGTACATGGTTCAGATTCTGATGAAAATGCACAAATTGAAGGAGACTTCTTTTTTACTGCTGCAGAACGTTTTTAA
- a CDS encoding DHH family phosphoesterase, whose protein sequence is MLSISELKSLLATPQKIVITTHHKPDGDAMGSSLGLYAYLIQKGHHVKLITPTDYPYFLHWLPNNADVLIYTEDQEQSARLVEEAAIIFCLDFNTLSRINELGELVRASNAFKIMIDHHLEPEDFDDYRHWSINACAAAQLVYDFIVNELGDGAMMNKDIATCLYTGIMTDSGSFRFESANAAVYRIAADLIDLGAEHWRIHQLVYDNATENRLRFLGYCLSEKLEVLREFNTAVITVTKEELNRYKIVTGDTEGIVNYALSVNGIKLAAFIIERTDKVKLSLRSTGDFPANEICKKYFNGGGHRNAAGGFSDKNLTDTVQEFKALLSDYKNQLLQ, encoded by the coding sequence ATGCTATCTATTTCAGAATTAAAATCTTTACTGGCCACGCCCCAGAAAATTGTAATTACGACACATCACAAACCTGATGGTGATGCGATGGGTTCGTCTTTGGGGTTATATGCCTATCTGATCCAGAAGGGACACCATGTTAAATTGATTACCCCAACAGACTATCCTTACTTTCTGCATTGGCTGCCAAATAATGCCGATGTGCTTATTTATACAGAAGATCAGGAACAATCGGCAAGACTGGTAGAAGAAGCTGCAATTATTTTTTGTCTTGATTTTAATACCCTGTCAAGGATCAATGAGCTGGGTGAACTGGTGCGTGCTTCCAATGCTTTTAAAATCATGATAGACCATCACCTGGAACCTGAAGATTTTGACGATTACCGCCATTGGAGCATTAACGCATGTGCTGCTGCCCAGCTGGTTTACGATTTTATTGTGAATGAACTGGGAGATGGGGCGATGATGAACAAAGACATTGCTACCTGTCTGTATACTGGTATTATGACAGATTCGGGCTCATTCAGATTTGAATCTGCAAATGCTGCCGTATATCGCATCGCGGCCGATCTGATTGATCTCGGTGCAGAACACTGGAGAATCCATCAGCTGGTATACGATAATGCAACAGAAAACCGTTTACGCTTTTTGGGTTATTGTTTAAGCGAGAAACTGGAAGTGCTGAGAGAGTTTAATACCGCGGTTATTACGGTTACAAAAGAAGAACTGAACAGGTACAAAATCGTAACCGGTGATACAGAAGGTATTGTAAATTATGCATTGTCAGTTAATGGTATTAAATTGGCTGCATTTATTATTGAAAGAACTGATAAAGTTAAATTATCTTTGCGCTCCACAGGGGATTTCCCTGCGAACGAGATTTGTAAGAAATACTTTAACGGCGGAGGGCACAGAAATGCTGCCGGAGGTTTTTCGGATAAAAATTTAACAGATACTGTACAGGAGTTTAAAGCACTTTTGTCAGATTATAAAAATCAGTTATTGCAATAA
- a CDS encoding FKBP-type peptidyl-prolyl cis-trans isomerase codes for MKKGIVILFAAALGLAACNNYKKGPGGLSYIIHKDGGNAKIKEGDIVKLNFIQKSEKDSVMFNTWDMDQPQVFPVAKKVYAGDMNDVLTLFGEGDSATFKLDLDTMAKHSGQPKPPGTKDKFIVFTIKVEKVLAKAANEADSTFQKKARDFFEKDYKASIEKKKGAEAGKIKKYIADNNLKTTTTASGLQYVISKPGDAVKPVLGDTMMVNYTGKLTTKKSDGKDNIFDTSDEKVAKESGKHNAMAQYGPRPITLGRAIPGFDEGLQLIGKGGKITLIIPSNLAYGEGGMPQGGISPFSPLVFEVELTDIKKPVAAPAAAPGATISPVTPAPATKK; via the coding sequence ATGAAGAAAGGTATAGTAATTCTCTTCGCAGCTGCACTTGGTTTAGCTGCCTGTAACAACTACAAAAAAGGTCCGGGTGGCCTTTCGTACATCATCCATAAAGATGGTGGTAACGCAAAAATTAAAGAAGGTGATATTGTTAAATTAAACTTTATCCAGAAAAGCGAAAAAGATTCCGTGATGTTTAACACTTGGGACATGGATCAGCCTCAGGTTTTTCCTGTTGCTAAAAAAGTGTATGCAGGTGATATGAACGATGTTTTAACCTTGTTTGGAGAGGGTGACAGTGCTACATTTAAACTGGATCTGGATACTATGGCCAAACATTCCGGTCAGCCAAAACCTCCGGGCACAAAAGATAAGTTCATTGTGTTTACCATTAAAGTAGAAAAGGTATTGGCTAAAGCAGCCAATGAGGCAGATTCTACCTTCCAGAAAAAAGCAAGGGATTTCTTTGAAAAAGATTACAAAGCCAGCATTGAGAAAAAGAAAGGTGCTGAAGCCGGAAAGATCAAAAAATATATTGCCGACAATAACCTTAAAACAACCACTACGGCTTCTGGTTTACAATATGTGATCAGCAAACCGGGTGATGCTGTAAAGCCAGTTTTAGGTGATACCATGATGGTTAACTATACTGGTAAATTAACTACTAAAAAATCTGATGGTAAAGACAATATTTTTGATACCAGTGATGAAAAAGTAGCTAAAGAATCAGGTAAACACAATGCTATGGCTCAGTACGGTCCGCGTCCTATTACCCTTGGAAGAGCAATTCCGGGATTTGACGAAGGTTTACAGCTAATCGGTAAAGGTGGAAAAATCACCCTTATCATCCCTTCAAACCTGGCCTATGGCGAAGGTGGTATGCCTCAGGGTGGTATCAGTCCTTTTTCTCCGCTTGTATTTGAAGTAGAGTTAACTGACATCAAAAAACCTGTTGCGGCACCAGCAGCAGCTCCGGGAGCAACAATTTCTCCTGTTACCCCGGCCCCGGCTACAAAAAAATAA
- a CDS encoding TatD family hydrolase — MLLTDTHTHLYYETDEEKLNRLMQRCFDNQVGRLFLPNVDTASIAKIDALVQEFPQNCFAMAGLHPCEVKEDYEDILDEICQSMVDRDIYAIGEIGIDLYWDKTTLAFQQAAFREQIKWAKDLELPIVIHCREAFDEIFEILEEEKGELLRGIFHCFTGNLEQANQAIALGFYLGIGGVVTYKKAGLDEVLKHVPLKNLVLETDSPYLAPAPYRGKPNESSYLVHIAQKLAEIYETSIEEIAAVTTANSISIFKI, encoded by the coding sequence ATGCTTTTAACAGATACCCATACACATCTGTATTATGAAACAGATGAGGAAAAACTGAACCGGCTCATGCAGCGCTGTTTTGACAATCAGGTCGGACGGTTGTTTCTGCCAAATGTAGATACCGCCTCTATTGCCAAAATTGATGCGCTGGTACAGGAATTTCCACAAAATTGCTTTGCCATGGCAGGCCTGCATCCATGTGAGGTAAAGGAAGATTATGAAGATATTTTAGACGAGATCTGTCAAAGTATGGTAGATCGTGATATTTATGCCATTGGAGAGATCGGTATTGATCTTTACTGGGATAAAACTACACTGGCTTTTCAGCAGGCTGCTTTTCGTGAGCAGATCAAATGGGCTAAGGACCTGGAACTGCCTATTGTAATCCATTGCAGGGAAGCATTTGACGAGATCTTCGAAATACTGGAGGAAGAAAAAGGAGAATTGCTGCGGGGAATTTTTCATTGTTTTACAGGAAACCTGGAGCAGGCCAATCAAGCCATCGCACTAGGGTTTTACCTGGGAATAGGTGGGGTGGTCACCTATAAAAAGGCCGGGTTAGATGAGGTATTAAAGCATGTACCCCTTAAAAATCTGGTTTTGGAAACCGATTCTCCATATCTTGCACCGGCACCTTACAGGGGTAAACCCAATGAAAGCAGCTATCTTGTACATATTGCCCAAAAGCTTGCAGAAATATACGAAACCAGTATTGAAGAAATTGCAGCAGTAACCACAGCCAATTCCATCAGTATTTTTAAAATTTAA
- a CDS encoding asparaginase encodes MTKILIIYTGGTIGMVNDADTGALIPFNFKQIQQNVPELARLNYNLEVYSFDPIMDSSNMHPDIWAEMAQLIFTRYDEFDGFVILHGSDTMAFTASALSFMLQNLSKPVILTGSQLPIGEIRTDAKENLITALEIAATKENGKAKIPEVCIYFDSQLFRGNRSIKYNSEKFEAFRSPNYPVLAEAGVHLTFFNNYILPQPEKELQVLLDFNSNIGVLKMYPGISEQAVMAITHSSVDAIVLETFGSGNTTTAEWFIACLQEAITKGKIIVDISQCQRGSVELGKYETSKKLQEMGVISGYDMTFEATVTKLMYLLAQGHGKDEVIKLMEQSLRGELTLS; translated from the coding sequence ATGACCAAAATACTCATCATATACACCGGCGGAACCATAGGTATGGTAAATGATGCGGATACAGGCGCGCTGATCCCTTTCAATTTTAAGCAGATCCAGCAAAATGTACCGGAACTGGCAAGGCTAAACTATAACCTGGAGGTTTATTCTTTTGATCCAATAATGGATTCGTCGAACATGCACCCGGATATCTGGGCCGAAATGGCACAGCTGATCTTTACCAGATATGATGAGTTTGACGGATTTGTTATCCTTCATGGTTCTGACACCATGGCGTTTACCGCCTCTGCACTTAGTTTTATGCTTCAAAACCTAAGTAAACCGGTAATTCTTACAGGTTCTCAGCTGCCTATCGGAGAAATCCGGACAGATGCCAAAGAGAACCTGATCACTGCACTTGAAATTGCTGCAACCAAAGAAAATGGTAAAGCAAAAATACCTGAGGTCTGCATTTACTTTGATTCCCAGCTGTTCCGTGGCAACCGCTCTATTAAGTACAATTCTGAGAAGTTTGAAGCTTTCCGTTCGCCAAACTATCCGGTCCTGGCCGAAGCTGGTGTGCACCTCACTTTTTTTAACAACTATATACTACCCCAGCCAGAAAAGGAACTGCAGGTATTGTTGGATTTTAACTCCAATATTGGCGTTTTAAAAATGTATCCCGGCATTTCAGAACAGGCGGTAATGGCCATTACCCATTCTTCGGTTGATGCCATAGTTTTGGAAACTTTTGGTTCCGGAAATACCACTACTGCCGAATGGTTCATTGCTTGTTTACAGGAAGCCATCACTAAGGGCAAAATCATAGTTGATATTTCTCAGTGCCAGCGGGGGTCGGTGGAACTGGGTAAATATGAAACCAGTAAAAAGCTGCAGGAAATGGGCGTAATAAGTGGTTATGATATGACCTTTGAAGCTACTGTTACCAAGTTGATGTACCTTTTGGCACAGGGCCATGGCAAAGATGAGGTGATTAAATTAATGGAGCAATCGTTACGTGGAGAGCTAACGCTGAGCTAA